The segment CACATGATCTGCATACTGATGTTGCACCGGAGGAAAAGGGTGTAGACGAGAAAACGGTTGCCCGCGAAAATGATGTCTTCCCCGCGCAGATCGGTGAGGATGAGGTTCTCCCGTTGCGTGGACGTGCGCCGGAGCATTTCCAGAAACAGACGCGATTGCTCCTCGTACACCCGCACGCGCTCCTCCACATCAGGAATCCGGAGGATGTCCTCGGCCTTCATCGTGCGGCAGTATTCGATCATGTCGAGCATGAGCTGGTAGTTGCTGACTCGGAAGTTTTTGAAGCGGCCCAGACCGGTTCTGGGATCCATGATGAAGCCAAGCAGAATCCAGCCTTTGGGGGCGGCGATTTCCTGGGGGGTGAGGGTGGCGCTGTCCACCTTGTCCACGGCCTCAAGCAGGGTGTGCAGGTGCCGGGACAGCGTGTTGTCGCCGTCGAAATGCTCCCAGATGACATGCGCACAGCTCTTGTGGGGGCGGCTGGCGCCCTTCACCGGAACGGCCTTGCCCACGCGGGCCAGCTCGCTGGTGTGGTGGTCGAACCACATTCCGCAGCCAGGCACGTAGGGCACGTTGGCCAGAATGTCGTTTGCGGTGACCGAGATGAGCCCGTCCTGCAGGTCTTTGGGATGCGCGAAGAGAAAGTCGTCGATGAGCCCGAGCTCCTTGAGCAGCACGGAACAGACCAGGCCATCGAAATCCGATCGGGTCACCAGGCGCATGGGAAGTCCTTTGGCTTGTGGTGTCAACGGCGCATAACCGGCATTATTTAAAATAGCGCGCGGGCAAAGGCGCTGTCAACACGAAGGCGGATCAGTGCGGCTGTTCCGGGTGCGGGTGTGCGTGGGCGTGCCAGTGCAGCTTGGCCGCTCCCTCCCTGACGAGACGGTTGGACTCGATGGTGTAAAACGTGTCCGACACGAGGTTCAGGAAGTCCCAGTCGTGGGATACCGTCAGCACCGCCGCATCGAGGTTCGCCAGAATGTCCACAAGGCGGAGCCGGGTTGCCGGATCAAGGCTGTTGGTGGGTTCGTCCAGCAACAGGGCCTTGGGTCGCATGGCCAGAACTCCAGCCAGCGTCACCAGCTTTTTCTCCCCCCCGGAGAGTCTGTGCGTGAGCCTGTCGCCGAAGCCGGAGAGCCCGACGAAATCCAAGGCCCAATTGGCCTCGCTGGCGGCTTCGGCGGGCGAAAGGCCCAGGTTGAGCGGGCCGAAGGCCACATCGTCCAGCACGGTGGGGAAGAGCAGTTGGTCATCCGCGTTTTGCAGCAGAAGCCCCACCCCGCGCCTCAGTTCCATGAAGTCCGCCTCGGTGCGCATCGGGCGGCCCATGTAGAGCACTTCTCCCGTTGCGGCGGGAAGAAGGCCGGTCAAAATGGAGAGGAGCGTGGTCTTGCCGCATCCGTTGGGGCCGAAGAGCCCGACGCGTTGGCCGGACAATAGCGCAAAATCGACCTCTTGCAGCACGCTGGCGCCGCCTGCGGCATACCCGAAGCCTATTCCGCGCAGGCCCAAAAGCGGAACATCAAACACCGAGCACCTCCAGAAATGCAATGAACGCCGTGAGCGCGGCGCCGCCCGCCAGGAAACAGCGCTCCTTATTGCCCATGCGAAAGGTCCGCATGGTGGCGAACACGCCTGAAAAACCGCGCAGCAGCATGGCTCGGCGTGTCACTTCCGCCCGACGCATGGCCCCCACCAGCACCATGGCCAAAAGCGAGGCCAAGGTGCGGTAGGTGTGGGCGTCGCTTCGGGGGCGAAAGCCCCGCAGGCGCGCGGCCGTTGACAGGCGCAAGCGCTCGTCGTTGATGACGTGGATGAAGCGGTAGGTGAAGAGGAAGAGAAAAACAAGCTTGTCCGGCACGTGCAGCCTGTGCATGGCCTGCCCCAGGGACGCCGCGTCCGAGGTGGCGACAAGGGAAAGGAAGCAGAGCGAGATGGCGTTTGTCTTGAGGCTGATGAGGAGGCTGGCGGCAATCCCTTGGGCCGTTATGTCCAGCGGGCCGAAACGGGCCAAGGGTTCGCCCGGAGTGGTGAAGGGAAGAAAGACCCAGAGGAAGGCCACGAAGCCGTTGATGGTAAGCATTCTGCGCCAGAACGGCCGCCAGCGCAACCTGGCCCACACGACGAGGACCATCCCGGCGCAGAGTCCGAGCACTGGCCCTCGCCAGCCGGTGCATACGGCCAGGGTGCAGGCCAGGGCGACCGCCAGCGCCAGCTTGGCGCGCGGATCGGCGCGGTGCAGAAAGCTGCTGCCTTCGGCGAAGGGTTCATCGATCATGCTGGCGTCGTCATTTCCCGGCGCGTCCGCCCCGGCGCGAGGCCACAAAGGCCGCAACGCCGAAAAGGCCCAGGATGTAGCCGATGCCGCCGACGACTTCCGTCAGGCCAGGGCCGTGTTCCGCAGATTCAAGCAGCAAGCGCTTGATCGGGGCCAGTCGCGCTTCCATGGCCTTGTCCACGGCCTGCTCGACGATGCGTGACAGAGCGGCTTCGTCCAGGCTTGAGGGCATCGGTCCGGTGGGGGGAGGATCTGCAGACCGCTGCTGGGGCGATGCTGCGGAAGCCTTGGACTCCCCTTTGGGCGCGGTTGCAGCCGGGGCAGGGGCAGCGGCCGTCTGGGGCTTGGAGGCACGGGAGCGCCGAAGCGAAGCGTATTCGTCTGCTTTGACGATGGTTTCCGCCTGGTGTCCCTCGCCTGCGTCAAGGCGGATGCGCAAGTCTGCAGCATCGGCCATGGCCTTGGCCGGAACCGGAACCGTGAGCGCCCCTTTTTCGTCCGTGGCGGTGTGCAGGAATTCTTCTCCCGTTGCGGCATCGCAGATGCGGATTTTGCCGTTAACAACCTTGTTCGACTTTGAGTAGAACGCGTCGATGACGATGTTCGGGCCGTCCACATAGGCGAACACGCTGACCTTGTGCGCGAACGCGCCGGTGTGGAGCAGCAAGAGAACGAGGGTCGCCGTCGAGGTCTGGAGAACGAGGCGTGAAAAGCCGGTCAAGCGCATGTCTCCTCCGGACGGGGAGTGTGTTTCTTCTGCGTGCTGGTCTGAAAAATTTCGGGCATGGCCTTGGCCACATAGCCCACTACCAGCACCGTGAACCCGCCTTCAACAAGCATCACCGGAATGTGCGCCGCCACAAGAGTCACGGCGGCCTGAAAGAATCCTTCGTCGGTGAGGCTCAAGGCCGTTGCGGTAAGCAGCGAGGACAACAGGACCGAGAGCGACCCGCACAAAAAAGCCCCGATGGCGCGGGCGCGGCCGCTTCGCCGCAAAAGCGGGGCGCAGAACACGCCACAGGCCACGGCTGGAGCGGCCATGTTGAAACAGTTGACCCCGAGTGCGGTGAGCCCCCCGTATTGGAACAATACGGCCTGGAGCAGCAGCCCCACCAGGATGGCCGGGAAGCTCGCCCAACCAAGAATCGCCCCGAGAAGTCCATTGAGGATGAGGTGCGCGCTGCTGGGGCCGATGGGAATGTGGACGAGGGAGCCCACGAAGAACGCGGCGGAGAGGATCGCCACGGTGACGAGGGTGTCGTTGCGCATCTTGCGCAGACCGATGGTCACCCCAGCGGCCGTGAGCGCCGCGCCGGAGATCAGGATGGGGACGGATAAAACCCCTTCGGAGATGTGCATGGGCGGACCTTGCGCTGGAATTTCCGGGCGGGGCGAACCCCGCCCGGTGGAATGTGCGCGGCTTGAATTACTTCTTTCCAGTCTTGGGTGCAAGGAACTCGACCCACAAGACTGCGCCAAGTTCGATGGTCTTGTCTTTGCCGTCCTGTTTGATGGTCTCCTTGGCGTCGTTCAGCGCGGCGAAGCCCCACCAGCCCGCCCACGGGGCGACAAAGCTGAATTCGCCCTGGGCGTTGGTCTTCACTACCTGGGTGACGGCATAGTCGTTGGGCGCAGCGTACTTCTTGTCCTTGTTGTAGTATTCGACCTCAACCTCGCAGTTGGCGGCGGGTTTGCCGTCCAGCAGCACACGCCCGGTGAAGATGTTCCCCGCGTAGTTGCCGAAAGGCCGGGTGAGCGGCACGATTTCGGTCTTGAGGCCAAGAGGCTCATCCCAGCCCTCATCGTCGCCGAAGGCGGGCACGATGACTTTGGTGATGTGCTGGATGAACTTGTCCTCCGCAGGCTCCCAGTAGGGCGCGGGAACAGTATAGAAGGTGTACACGCCGGGCTTCTTGACGGCATAGCTCGCCTGCCAGGCCTGGTGTCCCAGGAGCTTGACCTCCTTGAGGGCCGGAAGCAGGCTGGACTTCTCCTCACCTGCGTTTACGACGCCGAATTCGAGGGGGCGGACCATATTCATGCCTTCCAACTCCATGGGATGGGCGAAGGCGAGGGTGATGGCCACATTGGCTTTGGCCTTGTCGTCGACAGTCCCTTGCGAGGGGATGATCATCCCGAAGTGGGCCTGTGCGGAGTGTGCCATGCCAAGCACAAGGGCGAGGCACAAGGCGATGCGTTTCATGAAAACCTCCTGGCTGCTGCGTTTTGGTGAGGCCAAACGACCGTATTGGTCGAATGGCGTTTCGGCTTTGCGTCCGATTGCTGAAGAGTGTGCGACTGTCCCTAACGATTAGCCGTATCCGCAGCCTTACGCAAGGACGATTTGAGAAATAATAACACGAGACGCGTTGCCTTTTCGCTTGCAATACCCAGCGCCCGGTTGAAGGGGCAGGCCTAGCCCTTGCTTCGCAGCGCTTGGATGCGCAGGGCGCGGAGCTTTTGGGCCGAAAGTTCGCCGAGTCCGCAGTCCTCGGGGGGGAGGTGCGCCGACTGGATGGCCTCAAGCTCCCGCAGGGCCAGGGCGGAGTGGTCGCGCCCCTTGTCCGCAAGTTCCAGGCGCAGCATCTCCCGCAGCACGCCTCGACTGGTGAGCCGGATGAGCAGGTCCACGCGGGTGGCTGGCTTGAGGTCGGGATAGTTGCCGATGACCATGTGCCAGCGCGCGGCATCGGCCCCGGCGCGGATGAAGCGCGTGGGCAGGCGCAGGCGC is part of the Humidesulfovibrio mexicanus genome and harbors:
- a CDS encoding energy-coupling factor ABC transporter ATP-binding protein is translated as MFDVPLLGLRGIGFGYAAGGASVLQEVDFALLSGQRVGLFGPNGCGKTTLLSILTGLLPAATGEVLYMGRPMRTEADFMELRRGVGLLLQNADDQLLFPTVLDDVAFGPLNLGLSPAEAASEANWALDFVGLSGFGDRLTHRLSGGEKKLVTLAGVLAMRPKALLLDEPTNSLDPATRLRLVDILANLDAAVLTVSHDWDFLNLVSDTFYTIESNRLVREGAAKLHWHAHAHPHPEQPH
- a CDS encoding DHH family phosphoesterase, with amino-acid sequence MRLVTRSDFDGLVCSVLLKELGLIDDFLFAHPKDLQDGLISVTANDILANVPYVPGCGMWFDHHTSELARVGKAVPVKGASRPHKSCAHVIWEHFDGDNTLSRHLHTLLEAVDKVDSATLTPQEIAAPKGWILLGFIMDPRTGLGRFKNFRVSNYQLMLDMIEYCRTMKAEDILRIPDVEERVRVYEEQSRLFLEMLRRTSTQRENLILTDLRGEDIIFAGNRFLVYTLFLRCNISMQIMWGVRRQNVVITVGHSVLKRNCKTNVGRLMLEYGGGGHDKVGTCQIPLERAEQVIEELSGRIIAAG
- the cbiQ gene encoding cobalt ECF transporter T component CbiQ, with product MIDEPFAEGSSFLHRADPRAKLALAVALACTLAVCTGWRGPVLGLCAGMVLVVWARLRWRPFWRRMLTINGFVAFLWVFLPFTTPGEPLARFGPLDITAQGIAASLLISLKTNAISLCFLSLVATSDAASLGQAMHRLHVPDKLVFLFLFTYRFIHVINDERLRLSTAARLRGFRPRSDAHTYRTLASLLAMVLVGAMRRAEVTRRAMLLRGFSGVFATMRTFRMGNKERCFLAGGAALTAFIAFLEVLGV
- a CDS encoding DUF4198 domain-containing protein — translated: MKRIALCLALVLGMAHSAQAHFGMIIPSQGTVDDKAKANVAITLAFAHPMELEGMNMVRPLEFGVVNAGEEKSSLLPALKEVKLLGHQAWQASYAVKKPGVYTFYTVPAPYWEPAEDKFIQHITKVIVPAFGDDEGWDEPLGLKTEIVPLTRPFGNYAGNIFTGRVLLDGKPAANCEVEVEYYNKDKKYAAPNDYAVTQVVKTNAQGEFSFVAPWAGWWGFAALNDAKETIKQDGKDKTIELGAVLWVEFLAPKTGKK
- the cbiM gene encoding cobalt transporter CbiM translates to MHISEGVLSVPILISGAALTAAGVTIGLRKMRNDTLVTVAILSAAFFVGSLVHIPIGPSSAHLILNGLLGAILGWASFPAILVGLLLQAVLFQYGGLTALGVNCFNMAAPAVACGVFCAPLLRRSGRARAIGAFLCGSLSVLLSSLLTATALSLTDEGFFQAAVTLVAAHIPVMLVEGGFTVLVVGYVAKAMPEIFQTSTQKKHTPRPEETCA